A single genomic interval of Rosistilla ulvae harbors:
- a CDS encoding glycosyltransferase family 4 protein, producing MNTRQEIIYDSRWISPTGIGRFATELDDRVACLNRPSIGGSPTSPMDCLRLAWLMRKKKSPLFSPGFNVPLSWPMFANRPFVFTIHDLIYVNYPAEASLAKRLYCQHVIRPAARRAYKVLTVSEFSKAEIVAWAGIEPSQVEVVYNGVGSAFTADGPRQQLDSRYLLYVGNQRPHKNVGGLLKAFAQICSTTDVDLALTGKATSETDDTMRQLGITDRVHFLGKLSDDELAAAYRGAEATVLASEYEGFGLPVIESMACGTPVVCSNVTSLPEVAGDAAVLVDTDPESIANGMRRALEDDSLRRELIPAGLQRASDFSWEATADKVSRVLQPLADAEHHSVPTIVQSLEATAE from the coding sequence ATGAATACACGCCAAGAGATTATCTACGATTCACGTTGGATCAGCCCCACGGGGATTGGCCGTTTCGCCACCGAATTGGACGATCGTGTCGCCTGTTTGAATCGCCCGTCGATTGGCGGTAGCCCGACAAGTCCTATGGATTGTCTGCGGCTGGCATGGTTGATGCGAAAGAAGAAATCCCCCCTGTTTTCACCGGGATTCAACGTTCCGCTATCCTGGCCGATGTTTGCCAATCGACCCTTTGTTTTTACGATTCACGATTTGATCTACGTGAACTATCCGGCCGAAGCTTCGTTGGCCAAACGACTCTATTGTCAACATGTGATCCGACCCGCAGCCCGTCGAGCCTACAAGGTTCTCACCGTTTCCGAATTTTCGAAAGCTGAAATCGTCGCCTGGGCCGGGATCGAACCGTCGCAGGTGGAAGTGGTTTACAACGGCGTTGGTAGCGCGTTCACCGCCGATGGACCTCGACAACAACTCGACAGCCGCTACCTGTTGTATGTGGGAAATCAACGCCCTCATAAGAATGTTGGTGGATTGTTGAAAGCGTTCGCGCAGATCTGCTCAACGACCGATGTCGATTTGGCACTGACCGGAAAAGCGACATCGGAAACCGACGATACGATGCGGCAGCTGGGAATCACCGACCGCGTGCACTTTCTAGGGAAATTGTCCGACGACGAACTTGCGGCCGCTTATCGCGGTGCGGAGGCAACCGTCCTGGCGTCGGAATACGAAGGCTTCGGTTTACCGGTGATCGAATCGATGGCCTGTGGGACGCCCGTCGTCTGCAGCAACGTGACCTCGTTGCCCGAGGTGGCGGGGGATGCGGCGGTCTTGGTCGATACCGATCCCGAAAGCATCGCCAACGGGATGCGTCGCGCGTTGGAAGACGACTCGCTGCGTCGCGAGTTGATTCCAGCGGGACTGCAGCGGGCGAGTGATTTCAGCTGGGAAGCGACCGCCGACAAGGTCAGCAGAGTTCTACAACCGCTTGCCGATGCGGAACACCATTCGGTACCAACGATCGTGCAATCTCTCGAGGCAACAGCGGAATAG
- a CDS encoding glycosyltransferase → MKNVALIHEWLTTYAGSERVVEQMLLQYPESDLFAVADILSDEDRSFLRGKEPTTSFIQKLPFLRRFLRHYLPLMPMAVEQWDLSAYDVILSSNHAVAKGVICGPDQLHISYVHTPIRYAWEFQSQYLRESKLTWGLRSMATRMILHYMRLWDNVSATRVDTFVANSQFIANRIQKCYGRKAEVIYPPVDVDAFKPNYDKEDYYIAASRLVPYKRVDLIVEAFRLMPERKLLVVGDGPMYKTLKANCPANVELMGYLPHERMSQLMQGAKAFVFAAEEDFGITSVEAQACATPVIAYGRGGSLETVVEGVTGCFFEEQVPQSVADAVDAFERQQDQFDLQATRCHAEGFRPQRFRAELAELVDAEWAKFAETRRRRPQQKLGTPSSSSVEAPGRHAIEIG, encoded by the coding sequence ATGAAAAACGTAGCACTTATCCACGAATGGCTGACCACCTACGCAGGTTCCGAACGCGTGGTCGAGCAGATGTTGTTGCAATATCCCGAATCGGATCTGTTTGCGGTCGCCGACATCTTGTCGGACGAAGATCGCAGCTTTTTGCGCGGCAAGGAACCAACAACCAGTTTTATCCAAAAGCTCCCCTTCCTACGACGTTTCCTGCGTCATTACCTGCCACTGATGCCGATGGCAGTCGAGCAATGGGATTTGAGCGCGTACGACGTGATCTTGTCTTCGAATCACGCGGTTGCCAAAGGCGTAATCTGTGGACCCGACCAATTACACATCAGCTACGTTCACACTCCGATCCGATACGCCTGGGAGTTTCAATCGCAGTACCTGCGTGAATCAAAACTGACCTGGGGTTTGCGGAGCATGGCGACGCGGATGATTCTGCACTACATGCGATTGTGGGATAACGTTTCTGCGACCCGTGTCGACACATTTGTCGCTAACAGCCAATTTATCGCGAATCGAATTCAAAAGTGTTACGGTCGCAAGGCGGAAGTGATTTATCCGCCAGTCGATGTCGACGCCTTCAAGCCCAATTATGATAAAGAAGATTACTACATCGCTGCCTCGCGGTTGGTTCCTTACAAACGCGTCGATCTGATCGTCGAAGCGTTCCGGTTGATGCCCGAGCGCAAACTATTGGTCGTAGGCGATGGCCCCATGTACAAGACGCTCAAAGCGAATTGTCCCGCCAATGTGGAACTGATGGGATATCTGCCACATGAACGGATGAGCCAATTGATGCAGGGGGCGAAGGCGTTTGTGTTTGCCGCTGAAGAAGACTTTGGGATCACGTCGGTGGAAGCCCAAGCCTGTGCGACGCCGGTGATCGCTTACGGTCGCGGTGGCAGCCTGGAAACAGTGGTCGAAGGTGTGACGGGGTGTTTCTTTGAGGAACAGGTTCCCCAAAGCGTAGCCGACGCCGTCGACGCGTTCGAACGCCAACAAGATCAATTCGACCTACAAGCCACACGATGTCATGCCGAAGGATTTCGGCCACAGCGTTTTCGGGCGGAATTGGCTGAATTGGTCGATGCCGAGTGGGCCAAGTTCGCCGAAACCCGACGGCGACGTCCACAACAAAAACTTGGAACCCCCAGTTCCTCATCCGTTGAAGCACCCGGTCGGCATGCCATCGAAATTGGTTAA
- a CDS encoding lipopolysaccharide biosynthesis protein, whose protein sequence is MSDKQRDDRALAESGSPTAAIVPLDDRVDESPPAEGESVEAPVESRLHRTRARLFRESFWVVGGRLLGIGTAIGLNIVLARILPPADVGVFFLLASILTFAGFVAMFGLNAALVRFVSERIGLNDVAGAQAVLRQGAQVAAASIVTGSLLCLGFLYYAGAPLFGIENVAMLAPLVALSVLGSATIQLCASLLRSFHDSRLSILLTGQFGGPLCNLLFIGLSIGITLWMVPSLEQVMIFCAISLCLMVPLAIFSVDRIAKARMAQIEPGDQISNNMPMSALLIVCLPLMLTQGLSYITGQADIWIGGAIVDHEQLALYAAARRLMLLIGMPMQLVNLTVIASIAELRAQGRLQDLQRILRSAATFAAGAAILVCIPIMMFPGDIAAFIFGPYYAGGAMVLRILCLGQVVFVCVGAAELTLMMSGQHMKALWINLFTSVALFASGVLLTERWGIVGLAIAWSSIVSLQCIGFCLFARWSVGVWTVMDVRVLWTGREMLAAVRQKWGKADKGAVR, encoded by the coding sequence ATGAGTGACAAACAGCGAGACGATCGAGCGCTTGCGGAGTCGGGATCACCGACCGCCGCGATCGTCCCTTTGGACGATCGGGTCGACGAATCACCGCCAGCGGAAGGCGAGTCGGTCGAAGCTCCGGTTGAATCGAGACTTCATCGAACGCGGGCGCGTCTGTTTCGCGAGAGCTTCTGGGTGGTTGGCGGTCGGTTGTTGGGGATCGGCACCGCGATCGGGCTCAACATCGTTTTGGCTCGGATTCTGCCCCCCGCCGACGTCGGCGTCTTCTTCTTGTTGGCCAGCATCCTGACATTTGCTGGCTTTGTGGCGATGTTTGGCCTCAACGCAGCCTTGGTTCGGTTTGTCTCCGAACGGATCGGTCTGAACGATGTTGCGGGCGCTCAAGCGGTTCTCCGCCAGGGAGCCCAAGTTGCTGCGGCGTCGATCGTTACCGGCAGCCTGCTCTGTCTGGGATTCTTGTATTACGCAGGCGCGCCGCTCTTTGGAATCGAAAATGTTGCGATGCTCGCTCCGCTGGTGGCGTTGAGTGTGTTGGGGTCGGCGACGATTCAATTGTGCGCCAGCCTGCTGCGGAGCTTTCACGATTCGCGATTGTCGATACTTTTGACCGGTCAATTTGGCGGCCCGTTGTGCAATCTTTTGTTCATCGGGTTAAGCATTGGGATCACTTTGTGGATGGTTCCGTCGTTGGAACAGGTGATGATCTTTTGTGCGATCTCACTCTGTTTGATGGTTCCGCTGGCGATCTTCAGCGTCGATCGAATCGCCAAAGCGCGTATGGCCCAGATCGAACCGGGCGATCAGATTTCCAACAATATGCCGATGTCGGCGCTGTTGATCGTCTGTCTGCCGCTGATGCTGACCCAAGGTCTTTCTTACATCACTGGTCAAGCGGACATTTGGATCGGCGGGGCAATCGTCGATCACGAACAGTTGGCGTTATATGCCGCCGCGCGGCGTTTGATGTTGTTGATCGGGATGCCTATGCAACTGGTGAATCTCACCGTGATCGCATCGATTGCCGAACTGAGAGCGCAGGGCCGATTGCAGGATCTACAACGAATTTTGCGCTCGGCGGCCACGTTTGCCGCAGGTGCTGCGATCCTCGTCTGCATCCCGATCATGATGTTCCCTGGTGATATCGCCGCCTTCATCTTTGGACCCTACTACGCGGGCGGCGCGATGGTGTTGCGGATTTTGTGTCTCGGCCAGGTCGTGTTTGTGTGTGTGGGCGCGGCGGAGCTGACACTGATGATGTCGGGCCAGCACATGAAGGCATTGTGGATCAACCTATTCACCTCGGTAGCGCTGTTCGCCAGCGGAGTATTGCTGACAGAGCGATGGGGAATCGTTGGTTTGGCAATCGCTTGGTCTTCGATCGTCTCGCTGCAATGTATCGGCTTTTGTCTGTTCGCCCGTTGGTCGGTTGGTGTCTGGACGGTGATGGATGTTCGGGTTTTGTGGACCGGGCGGGAAATGCTGGCCGCTGTTAGGCAGAAGTGGGGTAAAGCGGACAAGGGTGCGGTGAGATAA